One part of the Lytechinus pictus isolate F3 Inbred chromosome 3, Lp3.0, whole genome shotgun sequence genome encodes these proteins:
- the LOC129256992 gene encoding origin recognition complex subunit 4-like — protein MAGPNFKVLILLCLKPPSRKHRILCKLGGNLYLTLEVNIDPSTSLQVLSSFFIYKMPLKSKSRKSISSNKSNPSTSLLGAEDEVYCEVQRILRSRVCGSELPSSLPNLQDQRKHLLNIIERCATQGESNSALVIGPRGSGKSMLLKHVVAEVMKDRKVYNNLLQVHLNGLLQTDDRIAIQEITRQLKLENVAEDKVFGSFAENLAFLLESLKKDSSGAQSILFIVDEFDLFAHHKNQTLLYNLFDVCQSAQTPITVIGVTCRLDVVELLEKRVKSRFSHRQIHVFNTLTFEQYCDVFKETLTLPSNFMDKMFAKEWNNHVKELTGDCTVTEILEKTYSLDKSIRSLYSLMVDFCLTCIAE, from the exons ATGGCAGGACCTAATTTTAAGGTATTAATTCTTCTTTGCTTGAAACCGCCTTCTCGTAAACATCGGATCTTATGTAAACTCG GTGGTAATCTGTACTTAACACTTGAAGTGAATATAGATCCAAGTACAAGCCTTCAAGTGCTGAGCTCATTTTTTATCTACAAGATGCCATTAAAGAGCAAGAGTAGGAAGAGTATTTCAAGCAACAAATCAAATCCATCGACATCCTTGTTAGGAGCTGAAGATGAAGTTTACTGTGAGGTACAAAGAATCCTACGAAGCAGAGTTTGTGGTTCTGAACTTCCAAGCAGTCTACCCAACCTACAGGACCAGAGAAA GCATCTGTTGAATATCATAGAGCGATGTGCGACCCAAGGGGAAAGCAACTCTGCATTGGTCATAGGTCCTCGTGGAAGTGGAAAGTCAATG TTGCTGAAACATGTCGTGGCTGAAGTAATGAAGGACCGTAAGGTCTACAACAATCTGCTTCAGGTTCATCTGAATGGTCTTCTACAAACTGATGATAGGATTGCTATCCAGGAGATTACAAGACAACTCAAACTGGAGAATGTTGCTGAGGACAAAGTCTTT GGATCCTTTGCTGAAAACCTGGCATTCCTGCTTGAGTCATTAAAGAAGG ATTCAAGTGGTGCCCAGTCCATTCTCTTCATAGTagatgaatttgatttatttgccCATCATAAGAACCAGACACTCCTCTACAATCTATTTGATGTATGTCAGTCAGCTCAAACACCCATCACAGTCATAGGAGTTACCTGTAGACTG GATGTTGTGGAACTTTTGGAGAAGAGAGTGAAGTCTCGGTTCTCTCATCGTCAGATTCATGTCTTCAACACGTTGACCTTTGAACAGTATTGTGATGTTTTCAAGGAAACCCTTACGCTGCCATCTAATTTTATGGACAAAATGTTTGCCAAGGAGTGGAACAATCATGTAAAG GAGCTGACAGGTGATTGCACTGTGACTGAGATTCTGGAGAAGACTTACAGCTTGGATAAATCAATCAGGAGTCTATACAGTCTAATG Gtggatttttgtctcacctgcatagcagagtga